Below is a genomic region from Bacillus mycoides.
AATCAACTTTTATTGTTTATTTTGGGGTTATTTGACGTTTACATTAATTTGGACCGATTTGAATTATCTGGATATACTTTCCACCTACAATACTATATAGCTCTCACATGTTCAGAAAAACGGCTTTTTCTTTTAAAAACTTTGCTTAACGTACGAAATTCGCGTTTTGTTGGTGCTACACCATCCGCCATCAAGCTAAAATTTTATAGTACCCCCAGAACGAAATTTTTATCTCTCTACAGTTATTTATATGAATTCAGCTCGTTTTTTTCGCTTTGGGAGATAATTAATTTTTTTAACTTGATGGCGATGAGGTGGTACCCCTACTAAACGAGCAATTATCTGGTGTCAATTTACATTTAAGGTTGCTCCAGCCATATTTGCATAAGATGGGCCTGCTGCTTGCATAACTATTGCGGTCATTACTGGAACCGTGACACCTACTCCTAAATTGATTATTGAGAAAATAATTGCTAATAACAAATATGACATATATGGATAAATTCACCAGAACATCCTTTTTTGTTGTATGATTAATTAGGTGGTATTATTTCTAAAATTAATCATGGAATTTCTTTAGCAAATCCTGAACTGTTTAATAGCTTAGTCGAAAACTGAATTGAACATGATGCCCTGCCGAAAGAAGTAAAAGAAGTTAATTAAGTTCTCTTTTAACCCTAGATAAACAGCAATATATGTTCTAGCTCCCTTAAATGTTGCAAGGAGGTGGTGAAATTATGAATAAAAAAACTTGGTTTATATTTACTTTTTCAGCTATTTTAATAGCTGGTTATGCTGTTTTCCAATGTTTTATTATGGATGGATTTCAAGCAGGGTTTGTCCAAATGAAGCTTATGTTTCTATCTAAAATGAGTGCGTTTTGGTACATTATGTTATTTCTACATATTGCAACTAGTGTAGTAGCATTAGTAATTGGTCCTTTTACATTATCCACAAAATTTAGAGAAAAGAATATCAGTCGCCATCGAATGATTGGAAAAATCTATATGATTGGTGTATTATTTGGCTGCGTTTCAGGACTTTATTTATCCTTTTACGCTACGGGAGGATTAGTAGGAAAGCTTGGTTTCGGTTTGTTATCCGTATTTTGGCTAACATCGGCATATCAAGCATTAAACAAAGTTAAGAATAAAAAAATTCAAGACCATCGGAATTGGATGATCAGAAATTATTCCTTAACCTTTGCGGCAGTTACATTAAGAATTTGGCTACCTTTATTTGTATTGCTATTTGGACTGGAGCATTTCGAACTTAGTTATGCTGTTATTGCTTGGTTAGCGTGGGTGCCAAATTTAATCATTGCAGAATTATTTATAAGACAAAGTCTTAATAAAGGACAACAACAAAAAAATGCTGATTTACATTTTTGATGCAATTTATACGTAACTCGACTGAATCCCTTGATGGCAACCCGAAAGGAAGGCCGATGTCTTCCCGCCCTACATAAGAAGATCACCTTAGTGTGTCTTTTTTTTATTTTCAAAAGGACCTGCTCAATTCATAAATGCATAAAGTAAATTGAATCCGTTAAAACACATGAGTGAACCTTTGTCTTCCTCCTCCTATCTAAAGGAGGAACTGTTATGGGCTTTGGTGGTAGTTGTGGCGGCTGTGGCTTCGCTGGAGGATTTGCTTTATTAGTTGTATTGTTTATTTTATTAATCATCGTTGGAGCTGCTTGCTTCTGCTAAAAAACTACCGGAAAAGATCCCCGTGCTAAACAAAAAATAAAATAAGCTGCCCATATGGACAGCTTATTTACATAATTATCGAAAGCGGAAGTTAAAAGCTTTTAGTTTCTTGCTCAATTAAAGCACTACATTAATCTAGAAATTCAAGTAATTTAAATTTTTCAATTATCATTGACTTATATTTGATAGCTTCATACTGTGAATTATCAATTTTTGTCTTTTTTATATTTAACATATCAAATATTTCTCTTTCAATATCTCTTCTTGCTTCTAAAACTTTAATTGTTCCGTCTAAACCGTGATAGCCTTTCATTTTCGCATACCCTTGATTTGTATAATACTCAATAAATCCAGCAGACCATTCTTTTGCTCTTTCATTAAATACCTTTCTGAATGAGAATTCCAAATCATCTTGTTCTATATAAAACAATACTGGATTTAATTTCTCTATGATTTTCGCTAATGCATTAATATAACTTATAACTTTCTCTTTTTTTTCACCATATTTAACCATTCCGATTGTTAATGGATTTTGTATGAAGCAACATTCAAAAATATAAGTTTTATTTTCGTTGTTGGCTATTTCAACAAAATCCCTCCATTTTTCAGTTATTAATTCAATATTCCTCTCTAGCGGTAATTCATATATATCATTTTTGAAAATGGTATTTAATAAACTTTCAGGAAAATTAGAGCCGTATTCATTTTTAATTTTTTTATATGGCAATAAATAATTGTTTCCTCGCTTCGTGACTCTATCACTAATTACTTCCCTAAAATTACCACTATTCACTAACAAACTTTCGAATTCACTTTTATCAAAACAAGATACCCCATCATAATCAGCAGGGTGGTCTGGATTCCCTTCAAGAAATAACTCAACGTCAATATTTTTTTCAATTAGAATATCGTAAAGCAAGTTTGCAGTGGTGGATTTCCCAAAGCCAGGAAGCCCTTCTACTATGATTAATTTTGTATTCAAAAAAATCCACACCTTTCTAAGACAAAATAAAAAGTTTTAAATTAAAAATAAATTGTCCACTGAACTCACCCCTAATATCCAATATTAGAGTAATTCCACTATTTTCATAATTTCCCTTCTATCACTAAACTGCCCTTTCGTTGAACAAGGAGCAATGTATAAAATATACATTGCTAATTACATAATTATTTATTATCAGTAGCAAGAAAAAAGCGAATCCCTACTCTCAAAAGAAATCCACTTTTTCTTTGGCTAGGTGCTCTAAAACATGAGGAGACATATGTCGTTGTAATTCTTCAGCGATCGGTTGAAGTTCGTCAAGAATCGAAAGATTCATAAAGAAACGCCATCCTTTCCTATAATTATACAGAAAGGATAACGTCTTTTTTGCTTTATGGATAGTGCAAAAACTTAGTTCCTTATATATATTTACATAATTAGCGAAGGAGGATCTATACTTTCTCTAAAAAACCGCTTCTATTTTATAGAGAGGCGGTTTTTTAAATGAATACAACTATGAATTAACTTTAACTGTTCTGTTTATATATTTTTTCACTTTTGTTTTCTACGCGATGTATAATGCTTTCTCCTTCAACATCAATGTTAGGCAAAATTTTATCCAGCCATTTTGGCAAGTACCAGGCTGACTTACCCATGAGAATCATGACTGCAGGTACGATTGTCATTCTCACGATGAATGCGTCAAAGAAAACACCGAATGTAAGAGCCATACCTATGGATTTAATGATGGTATCAGGTGCCAGCATGAATCCAATAAATACAGACATCATAATTAATCCCGCTGCGACTACGACTCTCCCGCTCTCCCGCATTCCTTCTAGAATAGCTCTCTTTGGATCACCTGTATGCGTATATACTTCCCGCATCTTGCTCACTAGGAACACCTCATAGTCCATGGCGAGTCCGAACAAGATGCCAATCAGAATGACAGGCAAGAAGGCTAAGATCGGACCGGCAGCCGGGAACCCAAATATATTTTGGAAATGTCCATCCTGCACGAAAAATACCACGGCTCCCAACGTAGCGCCAAGAGAAAGTAGAAACCCTAATACTGCTTTTAATGGAATGAGCAGAGATCTAAACACTAGAACTAAGAGTACATACGCAAGTCCCACAATAAGGGCAGCAAAAACTGGCAAGGCGTCACTCAGCTTTTGCACGATATCAATATTCATCGCTGCTGTGCCCGTTACCATTAGTTCAATTTCATTTTTTTTCTCGGTTTGGTTCGATTTGTCCCTGATTGCTTTTACCAAATCCTTTGTCTTTGTATCGTCAGGTCCAGTTTTTGGTGTAATAGAAATCATATAAATCTTTCCAGAAGGCCCAGGGATAGCTGGTGTCACACTTTTCACGTCAGGTAGGTTACCCAATTCTTTTGCGATGGTGTTCATAGCATTTTGCGTTTCAGCTGTTGCTTCTTCTGATTTTGCTACTACCATTAAAGAAGCATGAAATCCTTCCCCATACGCTTCCGTCAATAAATCATATGCTCTTCTTTCTGTCGTTTCTGTGGACTTTGTTGTTCCATCAGAAGGCAGACCAAGGTTCATATGGAAAAACGGAATTGAAATCACTGCAAGTAGTCCGATTGCGAAAATCGTAACAATCAGAGGACGTCTTATGACAAATTCTCCCCATTTATTTGAACCAGCATGTTTCTTACCTGCCCCAGTCATCTTTTGCAAGAATCGATTTTGTTTAGATGGGGCAATCTTATGGCCGACAAGTCCCAAAATGGCTGGTAATATGATGACGGAAACCAACACAGCTGCAAGCACAGTAAAGGCAGCGGATACGCCCATCGCTGTCAGGAATGGAATCTTTGTAACAGACAATCCCAAAAGACCTATAATAACAGTTAATCCTGCGAAGATTACGGCACTTCCCGCTGTTCCCGTTGCGATGGCAACAGATTCTGGAACAGAATCTCCTTGTGCAAGCTGCTGTCTAAAACGATTGATAATGAAGAGTGCATAGTCTATGCCTACTGCGAGTCCCAGCATGGCAGCTAATGATAAGGAAACTGATTGGATTTCCACATAATTGGTTCCAATCATGATTCCTAGCATTCCAATTGCTAATCCGATTATCGCAGTGAGAATCGGCAGTCCAGCTACTAGAAAAGACACAAAGGTAAATGCCAGGACTACGAAGGCAACAAGAACTCCGACAATTTCAGTCATACCTGAAGTCTCTGAGTCAGAAAACGTAACATCGCCTCCTGATAACTCCGTTTGAATGCCGGCATCCCTTGTTGTTTCAATACTATCTAAAAGCTTATCTTTAGAAGCTTCTGTAACCTTTTCTGCTTTTACTTTGTACGTAACAACTGCATATCCAATTGTCTTATCTTCACTGAGGTTCTGCAGTTGCATCGGTGCTGCCACAGAATCAACAGCTGAGTCTTTTTTTATCTCTTCAAGAACTCCTGCAATTTTCTGTTGTACTTCCGCTGACTCCAAGGTTTCGTTTTTTGGTGCTTTAAATGCCACTTTTACTTGGGCACCTGCTGGTTGCATCGCTTTAAACTCTTTTTCAATTATTTTTCCTGCTTTATCTGCTGGTGTATTCGGAATACTCAGCTCGTCCTTGAAAGAGGAACCCATGTTGACTGCAAAAAGCACTAATGCAATAAGAATTGCGAGTGCGCTGAATACAACCTTCTTCCTATGATTTACTGCCCAATATCCTAACTTATACAGATGTTTTGCCAATTAAATCTCACCCTATTCTTGTCAAAAATTATTCTTCTTACGTTGTAATCTAGAAACGTACAAATGCCTAAATTACATATTATTCATATAATAAGATTTTAAAATAATTATTATAGATTGTATCTGAATATCCCTCCCTATTTATAGCTTGCAAAATGGCGACAAATTGCCAGTAAGAAACAAAGAAAATGGTACACATTGACAGCGATAATGTCCTTTTATACAATGAAATT
It encodes:
- a CDS encoding methylenomycin A resistance protein — protein: MSYLLLAIIFSIINLGVGVTVPVMTAIVMQAAGPSYANMAGATLNVN
- a CDS encoding DUF2306 domain-containing protein, which gives rise to MNKKTWFIFTFSAILIAGYAVFQCFIMDGFQAGFVQMKLMFLSKMSAFWYIMLFLHIATSVVALVIGPFTLSTKFREKNISRHRMIGKIYMIGVLFGCVSGLYLSFYATGGLVGKLGFGLLSVFWLTSAYQALNKVKNKKIQDHRNWMIRNYSLTFAAVTLRIWLPLFVLLFGLEHFELSYAVIAWLAWVPNLIIAELFIRQSLNKGQQQKNADLHF
- a CDS encoding YjcZ family sporulation protein; translation: MGFGGSCGGCGFAGGFALLVVLFILLIIVGAACFC
- a CDS encoding MMPL family transporter; its protein translation is MAKHLYKLGYWAVNHRKKVVFSALAILIALVLFAVNMGSSFKDELSIPNTPADKAGKIIEKEFKAMQPAGAQVKVAFKAPKNETLESAEVQQKIAGVLEEIKKDSAVDSVAAPMQLQNLSEDKTIGYAVVTYKVKAEKVTEASKDKLLDSIETTRDAGIQTELSGGDVTFSDSETSGMTEIVGVLVAFVVLAFTFVSFLVAGLPILTAIIGLAIGMLGIMIGTNYVEIQSVSLSLAAMLGLAVGIDYALFIINRFRQQLAQGDSVPESVAIATGTAGSAVIFAGLTVIIGLLGLSVTKIPFLTAMGVSAAFTVLAAVLVSVIILPAILGLVGHKIAPSKQNRFLQKMTGAGKKHAGSNKWGEFVIRRPLIVTIFAIGLLAVISIPFFHMNLGLPSDGTTKSTETTERRAYDLLTEAYGEGFHASLMVVAKSEEATAETQNAMNTIAKELGNLPDVKSVTPAIPGPSGKIYMISITPKTGPDDTKTKDLVKAIRDKSNQTEKKNEIELMVTGTAAMNIDIVQKLSDALPVFAALIVGLAYVLLVLVFRSLLIPLKAVLGFLLSLGATLGAVVFFVQDGHFQNIFGFPAAGPILAFLPVILIGILFGLAMDYEVFLVSKMREVYTHTGDPKRAILEGMRESGRVVVAAGLIMMSVFIGFMLAPDTIIKSIGMALTFGVFFDAFIVRMTIVPAVMILMGKSAWYLPKWLDKILPNIDVEGESIIHRVENKSEKIYKQNS